tgtttcagaatcatcaatatcacaacaatgaaataggagccttttggtatatcaatgaaacattttgacactttatagaatggaaataacttcgttggtaacgtagaacaatacatgtttttggacaacctcggaatcttacttgatggaacattggtgttttcatgccaaagaacattgttaaagtatgctttacatacctcgtcgtagattcggataccaattcaacacaacttcccgcctttacaaatcacttatatacaatgaaatgtttggcatctagtattagcaacccaacaccacaattctcttccataattccatacaaccaatatttgcaaagaattccaaaaaccaacttgaacaataggtttatgtgtgtatatatatatatatataatcatcatttcaataccacatcatcacaccaaatcccttcacaattcaacataatccaaccatgcacaagaataatccaacatcatttccaatcatctttcaacaacaatcaaataacacacttcttatactcacatgcatatatatacatatccatataaataacaccaacataatttacatccttaccataaaatggcccttttgatttcgaagtcctgttggcacaaataaggggtgcttctcgaagccctcgagacggtgaacacaactacggaatcaatttggattttctacggatgaatcacaagataattggagttgaaatttggctaggatttcttagtcttcaataatggatgataaataatggatatgaggctaagtatatgtatataatgaccaattttcgttcatgaggtgatggaaaatgaccatattgcccttaaaattttaagtaaatccgaatctgtccatggtggactgttttgacaagctaaagtagatcaaccataactctttgctccaatattggatttaggtgaaattggtatcgttggaaagataattcaaagggatttcatttcatataaattaggccacccagttcatcctgtacaaggagttatgatcgtttgaagttgaccctaaaaatctgttttgagaggctaaagtaaaacgagtataactccttactcatacgttggatttggatgaaaccaattgcattggaaataagactcaaagatctttcttttgataggtcgtatctctcccagttcattatattaagggagttatgagcgttcaaagttgacctaaaaaactggcaggcctcagtagtttgtgtgcaggaaattttcctgcacatttactattcaccatatcccggccaccgttttatagtttcgaacgtgctcgattatatccaaaacttatccatttttggaaatctttatatcgttggaaagattattcaataaccttcgtatggaaccatcgatgggcaaattccggtataaataaaataaaaaattaattccatataaataagaccaatacacgtacttgaatacgccaatacatgtacttgaatacggggtgttacagaagaacttctctgataccactattgtcacaccttaaatcctattggggcggactggcacccgtaaccgaggaggcccaggagaactagctcataaccttatacttcccatgcatacctctatgacaacccaaaattcggacagtatcatgtcgcatataaaaggaaataatcatctgtataagctcgagcacacatatatatgtatatataatacttggccattggagccatcacgtctattaacaaaacaccaccttgactgtacattaggtctacaaagcctctagacaatacacagagtttaactaaggtcgggacataccccgccatataactaacttctatacaataccaaaagtaactggatatgacatggaaagccctgaagaaaactggagctcaccaaaagcagttggatatcctggctcNNNNNNNNNNNNNNNNNNNNNNNNNNNNNNNNNNNNNNNNNNNNNNNNNNNNNNNNNNNNNNNNNNNNNNNNNNNNNNNNNNNNNNNNNNNNNNNNNNNNgcctgcagcatgaaatgcaggtcccccatgggggacgtcagtacgaaatatgcaTTGAGTAcgtaaagttgtagataatcacatatgatataggagctcaatagaaatcagaaataagtgaataaatcgtaataagagtggaccacacttactagaacttgtgacaacctgtacattgtatttattcaatcactttaccttcattcttatcatctttgtaatcattactgtactgtactgtgaccattagattgcctccagtacatatcaactgggatcgacccatgacaggcttatgcccctgggataccacccataaacacataaatagagatcgatcctaggcttatgcccctgtgataccacccgataagagagaacttccatcacttagttcaattaatctttgagattgttgtttcggttgccaccgcatttttgatactttaaaacaatgatacatcaataagagacatataaatataccatcaatgcaataatgatgaagtaagaactcatcaacattaattgtaacttttctagcaatagtttcaaaattacaaaaaatagcaatatgtattttgtatttaagtaaactgttggtagttaaatacatatacaacaaaatattattttcccAATATCATGCTAATCAGTTTCAGTTTAAAATGGTAAAAAATTGTTTTCTAATTTATGGCACAATTAATTGACAGATTTCCTTaccttttaaaacttttttttttacatccCCGTTAAATTACAACAAATAATTCAAATAACTTTTTccataaaaagaaactaaaatcaaaacccaaaatacatattcaaattaaataagtaTTGGTTAAACGTAATTTTTTTCTCATCGACTAGCATTCTGAAGcacatttaaaaagaaaaaccGTGCAATTACAGGTATTGATCTTAAAACTATATACTATTTGTGGTttcaatataattatatttaaaaattttctgaAGAAATTGTACCAAATATGTGTAATTTTCGTGGAATACAAAATCTTGATAtagtatgtaaattttaaaaaaaattggaataAATTGTTGAAgcatttttttacaatttcaaataTGGCATTGTTGTTATAAAGTTTGAAAGTTGATAAGCAATTGTAAAAAGTTAAtctgaattttaatttttgataagcTGGTTtcgattaaattatttttgtttgaattcgCAAGTTTTGTATTAGCAATTTGTTGTTGTGTATACTACGAATTAGATATTTAGTTTGTTTTTTACTATTTAGTGGTTTTCTACAGATTGAAGATGGGAagcattgttgttcttgttaaaCATTCAGGAAGATGAAATTATGAGCAAAAATATGAAGAGTACATGAGTGATGCGATATTGTTGAGCGTAAACTTTACATATGACCAACTGTACACGGTACTTGCTTctcatgttgatatttatttgaCATGCAAATGCATTGAAATCGAATATCAATTAACAGATAGTGCGGAGAAAATACGTATACGTAATGACATGGGTTTGAAGGTCTATATTTTGcagaaaaaaagagttgaaggaTTTGAGTAATTTGCTTTTATATGTGAGTGTTTCTGACAGAGATAATTTCAGCAGAATTGTAAGTTCATCATTGTGTAATTCGGAAAGTCTAAAGATGTCTGTCAGTGCAAGTAACGTGAGAAATACAAGTACTCAAAGAGCGTTAATAGTTACTCCATCAGAAGAATATTTGGATGTATTTGAAATGGATACAAGTAGAGTTATTATCTCCGACCCAcatcacaaacatattgaggttgaTCAAGTTTATATCTCAAAAAGAGTATTAAAATCAGTTATGAAGGACTATTCAATTCGTGAAAAGTTTTGAACACTATCTGTAAGATCAAGTAAAATCTGGAAAATGTATTAtgcatttagttatttatttttttcagatgGTTAATTGTATTTGAGCAAATGTGTTTTTTTTTGCAGTTATGCGTTGTTGTGTAGATCAGGTAATTGTGCTTTTTTATTTCGTGTATCTGGTATCGATGAATCTGGAATGTTTAATGTCAGAGAATTTTTACCAGAACATACTTGTCCGATCAAAGATAATATCTATCCTAAATTGCATACTACTAGTAAGTTGATTAGTGGTATAGTCAAACCAAAATTTAAATGCCACAAACGGAAATACAATCCATCTGAAATCAGAAGTGATAAGAAGGAAGACATGGGTATGGATTTAACATATATTATGTGTTGGCGAGCCAAGGAGCAAGCACTTGAAGAGTTAAGAGGGAAACCAGCAGCATCATACGGGAAACTTTCTGCATACATTCATGTGTTAAACACTAGTTATCCCGattcacatataagaatgaaaaagaatgaagacaatgagtttttgtatatatttattgcactaaCTGCCTTCATTCAAGGATTTGCGCATTGCAGACCtgtcatagttgttgatgcaagTCATCTAAGAGGACTGTATAATGGAATTTTCGTAGCTACATGTACCATTGATGGAGCTGGTaagatatttaattataaatatatttgatttcaaatatgtTTCCAGCTGGATGTATttagaatatacatatatattgtttaTGTAATGAGATTCAATTATTATTGTTGAAAGcaaattgtatttaaaatatacatatgtagaAGTTTTAGTTATCCTCTAGAAGTTTAGAATCTTTGCAACTGTATGaagtaataatataaatgtgcattatttgatttgtcaaaaatcatgtatgcttatatgaattttttgaacatgtaggacatatatttcctttggcCTATGGAGTTCTTGATTTCGAAAATGATACTTCTTGGACTTGGttctttgaaaatctgaagaAAGCATAtggtgaaagaagagaaatacGTGTAGTTTCTGATTGTAATACAAGCATCATAAAAGTTGTAAGTGAGGAGTATAATGATGTACCACATTATGTTTGTATGTGGCATTTAtggaaaaatgtgaaaaaaaactttagaaaatcacaTGATGCATTATCCGATGTCTTCTATACAATtgcaaaatcatattcaaagactGAATATCACAGTTTAATGGAGAAGGTGGAGGCAGTTGATGTTAGATTGAAGAGTTACTTGAATTTGGTGGGATGCGATAAGTGGACTAGATCATATGCATCAGTTCATAGGGGATGGACTTTGACATTAAACATTGCCGAATCAATTAATGTTGCACTAGTATCGGCTAGAGAACTaccaatatatgattttctagAGGAAGTTAGATCAATGTTTGGTAGATGGAACTATGAAAACAGACAACATGCGTTGTATGCTTTTACAGATCTTATTgttaagtttcaagaaattcttcaacagaatGAAGCAGAGAGTACACGTATGAAGGTATGATGAAATTTAACTCTTTATACTAAATATAGATATATTagttttttcatttgttttatggatatattttcatattcacataagaaattaaataaattatattctgTAATAAAAATACGTATGAATggcagaaaaatacatatgctgagATGGTTAAATACATATGCCAAATTGTTTCTGATATAACtttgcaaattattttttttttaataatttcaggtTATACCTGCATCAGAATATATCTATATAGTCCACGACAAGGAgaaatattttattgtttgtcttaAGGAAAAGAAATGTTCTTGCAATGCATTTCAGTTGGATGAGATACCAAGTGTTCATGCTTGTGCAGTTCTTGATAGCAAGAATTTTAAGAAGGGACCATATTGCTCTGATCTATACAAGCCAAAAACAGTCTTGAGAACATATGATATTCCAGTTTATCCTCtaccacacaaagatgactggATAATTCCAAATGAAATTTTGATTGAGGTAGTTCTGCCCCCAAAATACAAGCGACCCCCTGGAAGgcctgcaaagaaggatcgtggaaaGTTTAGAcgagatatgtttggaaagaaaagtaaaaattattgCAGTTCATACGGATGTAAAGGGAacaataggcgttcatgtaggaaatacaacaaataataagtcggttgatgtatttagttatacacaattgaagttttttttcttgaataaaatatatttgatttttacttttaaaaaaatgtttGATCTTATAAAAGTTGTTATGCTTAATGTGATTgaaagtttttgtttttctttattaataaaatacataaagtaacttttatattatgataatacatgaAATACATTGtgcagaaatatatatatataaataaatggatatctatttaaatacatatatacatatgtgtgaaGATTAAATACATAGATACATAtgcgttaaatatatatatatatacatttccattatgattaaaatatatttgatttttacttttaaagaaatgtttgattttattgaagtTTGTATGCTTGATTTGATtgaaagtttttgtttttatttattaatataatacataaaaaaacttctattttatataatACATGAAATACGTTATGcagaaatacatatatataaaaggatatctatgtaaatacatatatacatatgtgtgaagaataaatacataaatacatatgtgttaactgtatttatatataaacttTATTTATGCTTAAAAAAatgatgttattgatgttgttattcttaatttgttggaaagtttttattttttttattaataaaatacacaaagtatcttttatattatgataatacatgaAATACATTATGCAGAAATACGTATATACAAA
The Capsicum annuum cultivar UCD-10X-F1 chromosome 6, UCD10Xv1.1, whole genome shotgun sequence DNA segment above includes these coding regions:
- the LOC107873794 gene encoding uncharacterized protein LOC107873794; protein product: MSVSASNVRNTSTQRALIVTPSEEYLDVFEMDTSRVIISDPHHKHIEVDQVYISKRVLKSVMKDYSIRENYALLCRSGNCAFLFRVSGIDESGMFNVREFLPEHTCPIKDNIYPKLHTTSKLISGIVKPKFKCHKRKYNPSEIRSDKKEDMGMDLTYIMCWRAKEQALEELRGKPAASYGKLSAYIHVPVIVVDASHLRGLYNGIFVATCTIDGAGHIFPLAYGVLDFENDTSWTWFFENLKKAYGERREIRVVSDCNTSIIKVVSEEYNDVPHYVCMWHLWKNVKKNFRKSHDALSDVFYTIAKSYSKTEYHSLMEKVEAVDVRLKSYLNLVGCDKWTRSYASVHRGWTLTLNIAESINVALVSARELPIYDFLEEVRSMFGRWNYENRQHALYAFTDLIVKFQEILQQNEAESTRMKVIPASEYIYIVHDKEKYFIVCLKEKKCSCNAFQLDEIPSVHACAVLDSKNFKKGPYCSDLYKPKTVLRTYDIPVYPLPHKDDWIIPNEILIEVVLPPKYKRPPGRPAKKDRGKFRRDMFGKKIFVFLY